The following proteins are encoded in a genomic region of Novosphingobium sp. PP1Y:
- the mprF gene encoding bifunctional lysylphosphatidylglycerol flippase/synthetase MprF has translation MALSRWRKPLGAVLTLILGCLGLFALHKLLGEISFREARAAFHGIPAWRLGTAIGLTALSYLFLTLYDVTALRIVGRRVPYRTAGLASFTSYALSHNLGLGLLTGGTARYRIYSSGGVGGADVARIIGLAGMTFWLGLVVMTGLALAANPDAPELVGLPLPGFLVRGLGIAVLAAVAAALFAVRHSGRVISVAGWTMPMPSARQALGQIVVACCDMAAASAALFVLVPGIGLSLFPVLFLAYVLAVVIALISHVPGGIGVFEAVILALLPQVERPELLGALIAYRVIYYLLPLVLAAAVLAIQEHRQWRGSVGSILGHSQFVATSLSPILLSMLTFGGGAMLLVSGALPGLHDRLQILRRVLPLPFTEASHIAASLSGTALLLLAPGLYQRQDGAFHLARIILLAGAAFSLLKGLDYEEATVLLVIAGLLQWTRAAFYRRSSLTSASLSRDWLVAVALALGLSFWIGLFAYKHVAYQSELWWDFAWRGNAPRFLRASFASSVLLTAAALHWLFRTREVVDEASLRALPEATEPMALSDRTYAALAYCGDKRFLVSSEGDAFVMYQVQGQSWIVMGDPVGNRDSWSDLLWRLRDLCDRSQGRLLLYQLSDRALPLAIDLGLQLIKYGEDARVDLDRFSLDVSEARSLRYSERRARREGAIFEIVPAAQVPSILGDLEIVSKAWLRAKGQAEKAFSIGAFDRQYMSKFDCAVVRQEGRIVAFANIWKTDDRGELSVDLMRHADEMPYGTMDFLFIHLMLWGRQNGYRWFNLGLAPLSGIEAGRLAPVWARLGHLLYKHGEAQYGFEGLRAYKEKFLPCWDSSYIAGPPGIGLVRALFDLQKLVGGGRDSAARKARLSLVA, from the coding sequence ATGGCACTGTCCCGCTGGCGCAAGCCCTTGGGTGCCGTCCTGACCCTGATACTGGGTTGCCTGGGACTGTTCGCCTTGCACAAGCTGCTGGGTGAGATCAGTTTTCGCGAGGCCAGGGCCGCATTCCATGGCATTCCGGCCTGGCGCCTCGGTACGGCCATCGGCCTGACTGCCCTGAGCTATCTTTTCCTGACGCTCTACGATGTCACTGCGCTGCGGATCGTGGGGCGGCGCGTTCCTTACCGGACGGCGGGACTTGCCTCCTTCACCAGTTATGCGCTCAGCCACAATCTCGGGCTGGGCCTGCTCACCGGCGGGACCGCGCGGTACCGCATCTATTCTTCCGGTGGGGTGGGCGGCGCCGATGTCGCGCGGATCATCGGGCTTGCCGGGATGACGTTCTGGCTGGGGCTCGTCGTGATGACGGGTCTTGCCCTTGCGGCGAACCCCGATGCCCCTGAACTGGTAGGGCTACCGCTTCCGGGCTTCCTCGTGCGCGGGCTTGGCATTGCGGTCCTTGCAGCCGTAGCGGCGGCGCTTTTTGCCGTAAGGCATTCGGGCCGGGTCATCAGTGTGGCCGGATGGACCATGCCGATGCCTTCGGCGCGTCAGGCGCTTGGCCAGATCGTCGTTGCCTGCTGCGACATGGCCGCTGCGAGCGCCGCGCTTTTCGTGCTGGTGCCGGGCATTGGGCTATCTCTCTTTCCGGTCCTGTTCCTGGCCTACGTGCTGGCCGTCGTCATCGCGCTTATCAGCCATGTACCGGGCGGCATCGGCGTTTTCGAAGCGGTGATCCTTGCCCTCTTGCCCCAGGTCGAAAGGCCCGAACTGCTTGGCGCCTTGATAGCCTACCGCGTCATTTACTACCTGCTGCCCCTTGTCCTTGCTGCTGCGGTTCTGGCCATTCAGGAGCACCGCCAATGGCGCGGGTCCGTCGGATCGATCCTGGGGCATTCGCAGTTCGTGGCGACCAGCCTTTCGCCGATCCTCCTGTCGATGCTCACTTTCGGCGGCGGCGCCATGCTGCTTGTGTCGGGGGCGTTGCCGGGGCTGCACGATCGCCTCCAGATCCTGCGCCGGGTACTGCCCCTGCCATTCACCGAGGCATCGCACATCGCCGCCAGTCTCTCGGGCACCGCATTGTTGCTGTTGGCGCCGGGGCTATATCAAAGGCAGGACGGCGCCTTTCACCTGGCCAGGATAATTCTTCTCGCCGGCGCCGCTTTCAGTCTTCTGAAGGGCCTGGACTACGAGGAGGCGACAGTCTTGCTGGTGATTGCCGGGCTGCTGCAGTGGACCCGGGCCGCGTTCTATCGGCGCAGTTCGCTGACCAGCGCCAGCCTCTCGCGCGACTGGCTCGTCGCCGTTGCTCTCGCCCTCGGCCTTTCGTTCTGGATCGGGCTATTTGCCTACAAGCATGTCGCTTATCAAAGCGAACTGTGGTGGGATTTTGCATGGAGAGGTAATGCGCCGCGTTTCCTTCGCGCCAGTTTTGCGTCTTCGGTCCTGCTGACGGCCGCTGCGCTGCACTGGCTGTTCAGAACCCGCGAGGTCGTGGACGAGGCTTCCTTGCGCGCCTTGCCTGAAGCGACCGAACCCATGGCGCTGTCGGACCGCACATATGCGGCGCTCGCTTATTGCGGTGACAAGCGGTTTCTCGTCTCGTCCGAGGGCGATGCATTCGTCATGTACCAGGTGCAGGGACAAAGCTGGATCGTGATGGGCGACCCGGTCGGCAACCGGGATAGCTGGTCCGACCTGCTCTGGCGCCTGCGGGACCTGTGCGACCGGTCGCAGGGGCGCCTGCTGCTCTATCAGTTGAGCGACCGGGCCTTGCCTCTCGCCATCGATCTGGGCCTGCAACTGATCAAGTACGGCGAAGACGCGAGGGTCGACCTCGACCGTTTCAGCCTCGATGTATCCGAGGCCAGGAGCCTGCGTTACTCCGAACGCAGGGCAAGGCGCGAAGGCGCGATTTTCGAAATCGTTCCCGCAGCGCAAGTCCCGTCGATCCTGGGGGATCTGGAAATCGTCTCGAAGGCGTGGCTGCGCGCCAAGGGCCAAGCCGAAAAGGCGTTCAGCATCGGGGCCTTCGACCGGCAATACATGTCCAAATTCGATTGCGCCGTCGTGCGGCAGGAAGGGCGCATCGTGGCCTTCGCCAATATCTGGAAGACAGACGACCGCGGGGAACTCTCCGTCGATCTGATGCGTCATGCAGATGAGATGCCCTATGGGACCATGGACTTCCTGTTCATCCACCTCATGCTGTGGGGCCGTCAAAACGGTTATCGCTGGTTCAACCTCGGCCTTGCACCCTTGTCGGGGATAGAGGCGGGGCGGCTGGCGCCCGTATGGGCACGGTTGGGCCATCTCCTTTACAAGCATGGCGAGGCCCAATACGGATTTGAAGGTTTGCGCGCTTACAAGGAAAAGTTCCTGCCGTGCTGGGATTCAAGCTATATCGCGGGGCCTCCCGGTATCGGTCTGGTCCGCGCCTTGTTCGATCTGCAAAAGCTCGTGGGAGGCGGGCGTGACAGTGCTGCCCGCAAGGCTAGGCTGTCGCTTGTGGCCTGA
- a CDS encoding DUF2147 domain-containing protein — MLPLLASLAFLAAGLSSQTNAAFAQVPPSLHGVWVNPSGTVKVETGSCADRLCGWVVWASPDAIDDAREGGTEHLLGTRVLSEYDRVAPGTWQGNVFVPDHGATFFSKIREIDGDSIRISGCLLHGLLCKSQVWRRA; from the coding sequence ATGCTGCCTCTGCTCGCAAGCCTGGCATTTCTGGCAGCGGGTCTGTCCAGCCAGACGAATGCCGCTTTCGCGCAAGTGCCCCCTTCACTGCACGGCGTCTGGGTCAATCCCAGTGGCACCGTGAAAGTGGAAACGGGCAGCTGCGCCGACCGGCTTTGCGGTTGGGTGGTCTGGGCCTCGCCCGATGCCATCGATGACGCGCGCGAGGGTGGAACCGAGCACTTGCTGGGAACACGGGTGCTCAGCGAATACGACCGTGTTGCGCCGGGCACATGGCAGGGTAACGTCTTCGTTCCCGATCACGGCGCGACCTTCTTCTCGAAAATTCGCGAGATCGACGGGGATTCCATCCGGATCAGCGGTTGCCTGCTTCACGGGCTGCTGTGCAAGAGCCAGGTCTGGCGCCGCGCTTGA